One Setaria viridis chromosome 7, Setaria_viridis_v4.0, whole genome shotgun sequence genomic region harbors:
- the LOC117862596 gene encoding fasciclin-like arabinogalactan protein 8, with the protein MAASHHHRGHLFLLALSLAASLAAAADSSSTHNITTVLDGRSEYTLYNSYLSETKVCDEINSEHTVTVLVLTNGAMSSLVANLSLADIKNALRLLTLLDYFDEKKLHSLDSGSELTTSLYQKTGQAAGNMGHVNITDLRGGKVGFAPAAPGAKFQSTYTKRVDEEPSTLSVLEVSDPITFPGLFGSPSASSVNLTDLLEKAGCKQFARLIVSSGVVKMYQAAMDKALTLLAPNDDAFKAKDLPDLSKLSSADLVTLLQYHALPQYTPKSSLKVAKGDIPTLASTGAGKYDLSVVSSGDDVSLDTGKDKSRVASTVLDDTPTVILTVDKVLLPPGLFGGAPSPAPAPGPAADVPASAPAPETSAPAPSPKAAGKKKKKAKSPSHSPPAPPSDSPDMAPADAPEGDAADKVESKKNGAAAAAASFAATGACVALAVASFL; encoded by the coding sequence atggccgcctcccaccaccaccgcggccacctcttcctcctcgccctctccctcgccgcgtccctcgccgccgccgccgactcctcCTCCACCCACAACATCACGACCGTCCTCGACGGGCGGTCGGAGTACACGCTGTACAACAGCTACCTCTCCGAGACCAAGGTGTGCGACGAGATCAACAGCGAGCACACGGTGACCGTCCTCGTCCTCACCAACGGCGCCATGTCCTCGCTCGTCGCCAACCTCTCCCTCGCCGACATCAAGAacgcgctccgcctcctcaCCCTCCTCGACTACTTCGACGAGAAGAAGCTGCACTCCCTCGACTCCGGCTCCGAGCTCACCACCTCGCTCTACCAGAAGACTGGCCAGGCCGCTGGCAACATGGGCCACGTCAACATCACCGACCTCCGCGGCGGCAAGGTCGGATtcgcccccgccgcgcccggTGCCAAGTTCCAGTCCACCTACACCAAGCGCGTCGACGAGGAGCCCTCCACCCTCTCCGTCCTCGAGGTCTCCGACCCCATCACCTTCCCGGGCCTCTTCGGCTCCCCGTCGGCCTCTTCGGTCAACCTCACGGACCTCCTCGAGAAGGCCGGCTGCAAGCAGTTCGCGCGCCTCATCGTGTCGTCCGGGGTGGTCAAGATGTACCAGGCCGCCATGGACAAGGCGCTCACGCTGCTCGCGCCCAACGACGACGCCTTCAAGGCCAAGGACCTGCCCGATCTGAGCAAGCTCTCCAGCGCCGACCTCGTCACGCTGCTGCAGTACCACGCGCTGCCGCAGTACACGCCCAAGTCCTCGCTCAAGGTCGCCAAGGGCGACATCCCGACCCTGGCGTCCACCGGCGCGGGTAAGTACGACCTCTCCGTCGTCTCCAGCGGCGACGACGTGTCGCTGGACACCGGCAAGGACAAGTCCCGCGTCGCGTCCACCGTGCTCGACGACACCCCCACGGTCATCCTCACGGTGGACAAGGTGCTGCTCCCGCCCGGGCTCTTCGGCGGCGCgccgtccccggcgccggcgcccggacCGGCCGCCGACGTGCCCGCTTCGGCCCCGGCTCCCGAAAcatccgcgcccgcgccctctcccaaggccgccggcaagaagaagaagaaggccaagtCCCCTTCACACtccccgcccgcgcccccgtCGGACTCGCCCGACATGGCCCCCGCCGACGCCCCTGAGGGCGACGCGGCCGACAAGGTCGAGTCGAAGAAgaacggcgccgcggcggcggccgcgagctTCGCGGCCACGGGGGCCTGTGTCGCCCTGGCCGTCGCGTCCTTCTTGTGA
- the LOC117863059 gene encoding xyloglucan galactosyltransferase XLT2, whose translation MATYRPEHPNPAARRHRPVPVVLLMLAFFALQLLIFLAFRTVRPPPAPASPSSSASATAAAVPVLASAPARRDENDSSCGGGLVYVYDLPAAFNEDLLAMCGSLAPMYSLCPYLANDGLGLPAAGTNLSSLLPRELLGSWYASDQFALEHIVHRRLLSHRCRTADPSRATAFFVPFYAGLAVGRHLWAANATGTDRDRDCVALLSWLHGQPWYRRSHGWDHFIALGRITWDFRRASEEGWGGSFLTMPGVANLTRLVIERDPWDGMDVGVPYPTGFHPRAAADVRAWQRYVARRPRPRLFAFAGAPRSAIRGDFRALLLGECQAAGAAACGALDCAEGRCIRNNALVMELFMSARFCLQPRGDSFTRRSLFDCMVAGAVPVLFWRRSAYRQYGWYLPVGGGREAEWSVFIDRDQLRAGNLTVRGVLAAIPEPRVRRMRERVVEMIPRLVYSAADGGERLGGGMEDAVDVMVDGMLRRVAEQRPRWRTT comes from the coding sequence aTGGCGACGTACCGCCCCGAGCATCCAAatccggccgcccgccgccaccggcccgtGCCCGTCGTGCTCCTCATGCTCGCCTTCTTCGCACTCcagctcctcatcttcctcgccTTCCGCACCGTCCGCCCCCCTCCCGCCCCGgcatccccctcctcctccgcctccgccaccgcggccgccgtgcCGGTGCTTGCGTCGGCACCGGCGCGCCGGGACGAGAATGACTCGAGCTGCGGGGGCGGGCTGGTGTACGTCTACGACCTCCCCGCGGCCTTCAACGAGGACCTGCTGGCGATGTGCGGCTCCCTGGCGCCGATGTACTCGCTGTGCCCCTACCTCGCCAACGACGGGCTGGGGCTCCCCGCGGCGGGGACCAACCTGTCGTCGCTCCTGCCGCGGGAGCTCCTCGGGTCGTGGTACGCGTCCGACCAGTTCGCGCTGGAGCACATCGTCCACCGCCGCCTGCTCTCGCACCGCTGCCGCACGGCGGACCCGTCCCGCGCCACGGCCTTCTTCGTGCCCTTCTACGCCGGGCTCGCCGTGGGGCGCCACCTGTGGGCGGCCAACGCCACGGGCACCGACAGGGACAGGGACTGCGTCGCGCTGCTGTCATGGCTCCACGGGCAGCCGTGGTACCGGCGCTCCCACGGCTGGGACCACTTCATCGCGCTGGGGCGCATCACGTGGGACTTCCGCCGCGCGTCGGAGGAAGGGTGGGGCGGCAGCTTCCTCACAATGCCCGGGGTGGCCAACCTCACCCGCCTCGTCATCGAGCGCGACCCCTGGGACGGCATGGACGTCGGCGTCCCGTACCCGACCGGGTtccacccgcgcgccgccgccgacgtgcgCGCGTGGCAGCGGTACGTGGCGCGGCGCCCGCGGCCCAGGCTATTCGCcttcgccggcgcgccgcggtCGGCCATCAGGGGCGACTTCCGCGCGCTGCTGCTGGGGGAGTGccaggcggccggcgccgcggcctgCGGCGCGCTGGACTGCGCCGAGGGCAGGTGCATCAGGAACAACGCCCTCGTCATGGAGCTCTTCATGAGCGCCAGGTTCTGCCTGCAGCCGCGCGGGGACAGCTTCACCCGCCGCTCCCTCTTCGACTGCATGGTGGCCGGCGCCGTCCCCGTGCTCTTCTGGCGGCGGAGCGCGTACCGGCAGTATGGGTGGTACCTGCCcgtgggcggcgggcgcgaggcGGAGTGGTCGGTGTTCATCGACCGCGACCAGCTCCGCGCGGGGAACCTCACGGTGCGCGGCGTGCTGGCGGCCATCCCGGAGCCGCGGGTGCGGCGGATGCGGGAGCGCGTGGTGGAGATGATCCCGAGGCTGGTGTACTccgcggccgacggcggggagaggctcggcggcggcatggaGGACGCCGTGGACGTCATGGTCGACGGCATGCTGCGGCGGGTCGCCGAGCAGCGCCCGAGATGGCGGACGACGTGA